CTGCGGGCCTGGCGGTATTGCCTACGGTATGCGTTCTATCGGCGGCGTGCTGGAGCTGGTTGATTATATGGAAAAATATTCGCCCAATGCGTGGATGCTTAACTACTCCAACCCGGCAGCAATCGTCGCAGAAGCCACGCGTCGCCTGCGCCCGCAGGCCAAAATTCTTAACATCTGCGATATGCCTATCGGCATTGAAGGACGGATGGCGCAAATCGTCGGTCTGAAAGACCGCAAAGAGATGCGGGTACGCTACTACGGGCTTAACCACTTCGGCTGGTGGACATCGATTGAAGATCTGAACGGTAACGATCTAATGCCGAAATTGCGCGAATATGTGGCGAAACACGGCTATGTTCCGCCTGCGGATAACGCGCACACTGAAGCAAGCTGGAACGATACGTTCGCCAAAGCGAAAGATGTGCAGGCGCTCGACCCGGATACCATGCCAAACACTTATCTGAAGTATTATTTATTCCCGGATTACGTGGTTGCTCACAGTAACCCGGAACGTACGCGCGCCAATGAGGTGATGGATCATCGTGAGAAGCAGGTGTTTGGCGCCTGCCAGGCGATTATTGCCGCCGGGAAATCTTCCGCCGGTGAACTGGAAATCGACGAACATGCTTCTTACATCGTCGATCTGGCTACCGCCATCGCCTTTAACACCCAGGCCCGCATGCTGCTGATCGTGCCGAACAATGGCGCTATTCATAATTTTGATGCCGATGCGATGGTAGAAATTCCTTGTCTGGTGGGGAAAAACGGCCCGGA
The Kosakonia oryzae genome window above contains:
- a CDS encoding 6-phospho-alpha-glucosidase; the encoded protein is MKQFSVVIAGGGSTFTPGIVLMLLANRDRFPLRALKFYDNDGARQETIAEACKIILQEQAPEIEFSYTTDPQKAFTDVDFVMAHIRVGKYPMREKDEKIPLRHGVLGQETCGPGGIAYGMRSIGGVLELVDYMEKYSPNAWMLNYSNPAAIVAEATRRLRPQAKILNICDMPIGIEGRMAQIVGLKDRKEMRVRYYGLNHFGWWTSIEDLNGNDLMPKLREYVAKHGYVPPADNAHTEASWNDTFAKAKDVQALDPDTMPNTYLKYYLFPDYVVAHSNPERTRANEVMDHREKQVFGACQAIIAAGKSSAGELEIDEHASYIVDLATAIAFNTQARMLLIVPNNGAIHNFDADAMVEIPCLVGKNGPEPLTVGDIPHFQKGLMSQQVAVEKLVVDAWEQRSYQKLWQAITLSKTVPSATVAKAILDDLLEANKAYWPPLH